The Erythrobacter sp. JK5 genome includes a region encoding these proteins:
- the purN gene encoding phosphoribosylglycinamide formyltransferase translates to MHRARVAIFISGTGTNMAALLYASLRDDSAYEVVLVASNVATAPGLAIAEGEGIATFVHSHKGVSRADHDAAMERALVDAKAEYLVLAGYMRILSDGFVRRWEGRILNIHPSLLPRYKGLDTHARAIAAGDSHGGASVHIVTPELDAGEVLAQARVAIRSDETPESLAERVKFAEHQLYPRAVSNYVSRGYDAEYLYARVRELALALPETHARDSHGSPGFRVGTEKSGKFFAHFNNQHHGEEHIAVLVKTGGMDELLDLVEAQPEIYFKPAYYGASGWVGLILNRPGVDWEHVDEWLQRSWRSVAPARLTRLIGAAEMF, encoded by the coding sequence TTGCATAGGGCCAGGGTCGCGATCTTCATCTCTGGAACCGGCACCAACATGGCGGCGCTGCTCTACGCCAGCTTGCGCGACGACAGCGCCTACGAGGTGGTGCTTGTCGCCAGCAATGTCGCCACTGCGCCGGGGCTCGCGATCGCCGAGGGCGAAGGCATCGCCACCTTCGTGCACTCTCACAAAGGGGTGAGCCGGGCTGATCACGACGCGGCAATGGAGCGCGCGCTGGTCGATGCGAAGGCCGAATACCTGGTGCTCGCGGGCTACATGCGCATCCTGTCGGACGGTTTCGTGCGCCGCTGGGAGGGCCGGATCCTCAACATCCACCCCTCGCTGCTGCCGCGATACAAGGGGCTCGACACCCATGCCCGCGCCATCGCCGCGGGGGACAGCCATGGCGGGGCGAGCGTGCACATAGTCACGCCGGAGCTCGATGCGGGCGAGGTGCTGGCGCAGGCACGGGTCGCGATCCGCAGCGACGAAACGCCCGAAAGCCTGGCCGAGCGCGTCAAGTTCGCCGAGCACCAGCTCTATCCGCGGGCGGTCTCGAACTATGTCTCGCGCGGATACGATGCCGAATATCTCTATGCGCGGGTTCGCGAGCTGGCGCTGGCCCTGCCCGAAACGCACGCGCGCGACAGCCACGGTTCGCCCGGCTTCCGGGTCGGGACCGAGAAATCGGGCAAGTTCTTCGCGCATTTCAACAACCAGCATCACGGCGAAGAGCACATCGCGGTGCTCGTGAAAACCGGCGGAATGGACGAGCTGCTGGACCTCGTCGAGGCGCAGCCGGAGATCTATTTCAAGCCCGCCTATTACGGCGCGAGCGGCTGGGTCGGGCTGATCCTCAACCGGCCCGGCGTCGATTGGGAGCATGTCGACGAGTGGCTTCAGCGCAGCTGGCGCAGCGTCGCCCCGGCGCGATTGACCAGGCTTATCGGCGCGGCGGAGATGTTCTGA
- the purM gene encoding phosphoribosylformylglycinamidine cyclo-ligase: MSGGKTSYTYEQAGVSIEAGNALVKAIAPLAKATARPGATSELGGFGGFFDPRAAGYVDPMLVAANDGVGTKLKLAIEHDRHDTVGIDLVAMCVNDLIVQGAEPLFFLDYFATGRLETGVAERVVAGIAAGCKLAGCALIGGETAEMPGMYADGDYDLAGFCVGAVERGEQLTGDKVAPGDVLVGLASSGVHSNGYSLVRRLAADFGWKLDRPALFDQERLLIDALIEPTRIYVASVLPLIRAGLVRGLAHITGGGLLENIPRILPDGAHAMIDTDAWAQPRLMAFLQAQGRIEPAEMARTFNCGVGMVLAIAPDDVPAVSARLEDAGESVLRVGTVEAGQRGCTVRGSQGTWSAKEDWEAVHLA; this comes from the coding sequence ATGAGTGGCGGGAAAACATCATACACCTACGAACAGGCAGGCGTTTCGATCGAAGCCGGCAACGCGCTGGTGAAGGCCATCGCGCCGCTGGCCAAGGCAACGGCGCGGCCCGGCGCGACCAGCGAGCTGGGCGGATTCGGCGGCTTTTTCGATCCCAGGGCCGCTGGTTACGTCGATCCGATGCTGGTCGCCGCCAATGACGGCGTCGGTACCAAACTGAAGCTCGCGATCGAGCATGACCGGCACGACACGGTCGGGATCGATCTCGTCGCGATGTGCGTCAACGATCTGATCGTCCAGGGTGCCGAGCCGCTGTTCTTCCTCGATTATTTCGCTACCGGACGGCTCGAGACCGGGGTGGCCGAGCGGGTCGTTGCGGGGATTGCCGCGGGCTGCAAACTGGCAGGCTGCGCGCTGATCGGCGGCGAGACGGCGGAGATGCCCGGCATGTATGCCGATGGCGATTACGATCTGGCAGGCTTCTGCGTCGGCGCGGTCGAACGCGGCGAACAGCTCACTGGAGACAAGGTCGCACCCGGCGACGTGCTGGTCGGTCTCGCCAGTTCCGGGGTGCATTCCAATGGCTATTCGCTGGTGCGGCGGCTGGCGGCGGATTTCGGGTGGAAGCTCGACCGTCCGGCGCTGTTCGATCAGGAACGGCTGCTGATCGATGCGCTGATCGAACCGACGCGTATCTATGTCGCGAGCGTGCTGCCGCTGATCCGCGCCGGACTGGTCCGCGGGCTGGCGCATATCACCGGTGGCGGACTGCTCGAAAACATTCCGCGCATCCTGCCCGATGGCGCGCACGCCATGATCGATACCGATGCCTGGGCGCAGCCGCGGCTGATGGCGTTCCTGCAGGCTCAGGGCCGCATCGAGCCCGCCGAAATGGCGCGCACTTTCAATTGCGGCGTCGGCATGGTGCTGGCGATCGCGCCCGATGACGTTCCTGCGGTATCCGCACGGCTCGAAGATGCAGGCGAATCCGTGCTGCGCGTCGGCACCGTCGAGGCGGGTCAGCGCGGCTGCACCGTACGCGGATCGCAGGGCACGTGGTCGGCCAAGGAGGACTGGGAGGCGGTGCACCTTGCATAG